The genomic DNA catttactgctctgtttgtgtgtgtttttgtcaaGATCTCGGACCTCCAGTTTTCACTGTGGTGAACAGCACTGTGGAAAAGTGTTAGACGCCTGAGACAAAGAgatttaaaagttatttatcAGAGAGTTTATTCACTCAAAATATGTGACTgagttagatagatagatagatagatggatggatgcatgcttttgcacagtgctgtaagaTGAAAGTGCCCCCTCTGCTTTACATCATATGCAAATTACATGAAGAAcggaccaataggaatgctccaaatTGTGACACAGTGATGAGCACAAACTCTCTTCCATTAACTTCCATTCAAAAAGAAGGAGGCATTTTCCACATGTGAAGCTGCTGTtctggagatgtgtgtgtgtgtgtgtgtgtgtgtgtgtgtgtgtgtgtgtgatggcatTGTTCCATGCTCCTCCACTGCTTTAACCCATTCTGCCCTGGACggaaagtgtctgtgagtgacagTTGCTATTGGTTACCTTCTCTTTTCCACAGAAAAGCCACGCCCACATCGGGAGCGTCCCTCCGGAGAGCAGGAGCGTCGAGCAGGTGGTCTTTGTCAACCGGACGTCCACCAAACCTCAGCCTAACACACCATGACCtcacctaacacacacacacactcacactctccatTCTCATTCCATTACAGCAGTGTggtcctgctctctctctccatctctgtccctctgtctctcgCCCTTCTTCTCACACGTCTCTGCACTCGTCCGTCTCCATCCAGGCGTCCGCTTGCTCactgtgtattaatttctattGTTTTGGCTTGTGTGGTcattgtttatctctctctctcctgccctttgttttgtttgctgtttgtttggttgtttgtttgttttttgtttattgtttttgctGTCCCGTTCTTGTAGAGCGACGAGGACAAAGAGAAACCCGGGCTGAACGGTCAGCCCGAGGTCGTAGAGGTCGTGGAAGAGACCGTGGTTATCGAGGAGGTCGTCAAAGCTGCGAAACCCAAAAGCTCCGCCCCCGTTTCCACAGAAACGGAAAAAAACGAAGAGAGGAGTGCATCTTCTGACAGCGAGAGCGAAGAGGAGGCGGAGTTTCACCCTCAGAGCCCCTCTGACTCCGCCCAGCTCATCAGAGAAGACCCAGAGGCGGAGCTAGAGTCGAGCCAGCAAGCCCCGCCCACTACAGCAGAgcctcagccaatcacagttgATATCGTCACAGAGGAGGAGGTTGCCGAGCAACGGGAGAAAGATGATGTGGACCAAGTGCCTCCAGATGAAGCCCCCAATGGCCAGGCCCAACACGGCGAGGAGGCTCCGCCCACACTGGGCGCGGTTGccgaggaagaggaggaggcgGAGCCGTGTGTCGTCAACGGTGACGTGTCTCACGTGGAAACGGAGCGTGCGCCACAGGTGATCTGTTGCTCGGAGGTAAATCGGCTTGTGTGAACCTGCCAAAAGATTACAAATTACAAACGAGTGGCAAACTACGCccactcctctcctcctcttctcttcctcctccatcATCCTTCCATCCCTGCGCCACCGCTGCTGctgcttctcctcctccactgGAAAACGGAgaaatctctctcactcttttctctcgccctctctctctctcaccctctctcgcGCTTCTACAGTCGCAACAGCGTCTGCCTCCGCCCTCGCGTTTTTCAAAACACCGAACAAAATATGTGCGTGAGAAGAAAGAGGAAATTGATGAATTGTAAAAGCTCCTTGTAAACAGCAGCTGACGAAAGTTTTGAGCGTAAACACACAGATCAATAAAGAGATCGATCGTCGGTATTGATTTCTGATCagcttcagtgtgtgttgtgtaatcTTCCCGTTCATATCATCACTCGCCTTTTCATTTGGTGCTTCATCTCCTtcaccgcacacacacacacacacacacacacacactctctccctctcagtgtcagtcagaagtttggacacacctccCCTACGGGGTTAAACGCCTGTAGACACTTTCTGAACTGAAGCCTCTGGGAAAGACACAAGATACCGGAACACTGCTGtgcgaggatttgatggcattcagccacagaaacCTCAGTGAGCTCAGGCACTGATTTGGTGTCTGTTCTGGGCCCGCGGCCCGTTCCAAAGGCTccgagaacacagttccactgctccacagctggAGGGCTTTAAACAACACTGAGCGTGACgaccttagactcatgtgcagctgctctacagGAGCCAGTTTCACTGCCAGTACACATTTACGTGTAAATTATTCATTGTGGTGTGTTCAGGCTtttgactacacacacacacacacacacacacacacacagagagtgtcATTGTCTGGCTGCTGCACGGCAAAGCTGTTGCtattttgtgtggtgtgttttgtgagtagttactctgtgtgtgtgtgtgtgtgtgtgtgctaagcATGTTAgctgctgttttatatttatttatccctAAAAAAACAGCGCTGGAACCAAAGGTACAGTAAAAGCCAGAGATCCAGAGCCGTCTGATtcttatttgttgttttgtttgtttattcattttacagCTCGCTGATAAACACCAAAACACCACCAAAGCCTGGTCATCTATTGAtcgactgattgattgattgattgacatgTGTCCAGCGTGCTGTTTTAGCATGCGCTGTTTTTCTGACCACACCAAAGACCTCTAGTCTGCAGCTCTGCTTTTGATtcacctccttttttttttttttttttaaagcatgaaTCTCCCGCCGATCTGTGGGGTGtttcccgtgtgtgtgtgtgtgtgtgtgtgtgtgtgtgtacgtgtgacACTGTGTGTCTTACTGAGTCACTGACCCCGCCCCCTGGTCTCCCTCCTGCAGCCCCCAGTGGTGAAGACGGAAATGGTGACCATTTCGGACACGTTCGCAGCTCAGAAGACGGAAATCGCCACCAAGGAGGTTCCCATCGTCCACACGGAAACCAAGACCATCAC from Hoplias malabaricus isolate fHopMal1 chromosome 7, fHopMal1.hap1, whole genome shotgun sequence includes the following:
- the LOC136702766 gene encoding band 4.1-like protein 2: MFIISAPVVSVSDHAFPLDSAHSPSAGQNGHDPSLELSDSKSPQVEEGAEPGLGAGMAVGDEPPFEAGLSGAAPSTHKDLDKTQEDVLKHQASISELKRSFMEACPAAGPNQWEKRLTHSPAAVQRLLEPGKSHAHIGSVPPESRSVEQSDEDKEKPGLNGQPEVVEVVEETVVIEEVVKAAKPKSSAPVSTETEKNEERSASSDSESEEEAEFHPQSPSDSAQLIREDPEAELESSQQAPPTTAEPQPITVDIVTEEEVAEQREKDDVDQVPPDEAPNGQAQHGEEAPPTLGAVAEEEEEAEPCVVNGDVSHVETERAPQVICCSEPPVVKTEMVTISDTFAAQKTEIATKEVPIVHTETKTITYEAAQLDGTGDGEPGVLMTAQTITSESLCTTTTTHITKTLKGGLSETRIEKRIVITGDSDIDHDQALAQAIKEAKEQHPDMSVTRVVVHKETELAEDDE